In the genome of Planococcus donghaensis, the window TCCGATTGGAAAAACAGAACACGCAGCATCACTTTAAACAATACGGTTTGGAAAGCTGATGACATTCAACGAACGGCATGGCAATTGTTCACTAAACATTGGAACGGGGAAGCGTTACGGTTGATTGGGGTAACAGTTTCTAATGTGGCAAGTAAAGGCGATATGACCGAACAATTATCGATCTTTAATTTTCAAGATCATGTAAAAGAAGAACCGATTCTGGATTTGATGGCTAAACTTGAAAGTCGATTCGGGAAAAGTGTTTTGACGCGAGGCACCAAAATCAAAAAAACCAACTACGATTCAAAAACAAGTTTTAGCAAAGATTTTTTGGATGATCACGACAGAAAGTAGGGAAAGTATGCAGTTATTATTTCTAGGTACTGGAGCGGGAATGCCTTCTAAACAACGGAACACTTCCGCACTGGTACTGAAATTGCTTGAAGAACGGGGAACCGTTTGGTTGTTTGACTGTGGCGAAGCAACACAGCATCAAATTCTTCGGACTACAGTAAAACCGCGCAAGATTGAAAAAATCTTTATTACACATATGCATGGTGATCATATTTTTGGCTTACCCGGTTTGCTTGGGTCTCGTTCATTTCAAGCAGGTGAAGAGCCGCTTGATATTTATGGACCTGTAGGCATTAAAGAATATATCCAAATGACGTTAACACTCAGTCGAACTCATTTAACGTATCCGATTGTTTACCACGAACTATCTGAAGGAATGACATTTGAAGACGAATTGATGACAGTGGAAACGCGTTTATTAGATCATGTAATCCCCTCTTACGGATTTCGCATTACACAAAAACCATTACCTCCAAAATTACTAATCAACAAAGCCTTGTCTCTTGGAGTTCCTAAAGGTCCGTTATTGGCAAAGCTAAAAACTGGACAAGACATCGAGCTTGCCAATGGTCAGTGGGTGCGGAGTGGTGACGTAACAGAACCTGAACAACCGGGATTTATCGTGACGATTTTAGGCGACACGCGTTTTTGTAAAACCGCAGTAGAATTAGGTCGCGGTGCAGATGTGTTAGTACACGAAGCTACGTTCGACGCAACTGCTAAAAAAATGGCGGCAGAATATGGTCATGCAACTGTCTATGACGCTGCTGAAACTGCTCGATTAGCAGGAGCGAATACGTTAATCATGAATCACATTAGTGCTCGCTTTTTACCTGAAGATGAGAAGTTTTTATTAAAGCAAATGAAAGAACAGCATCCACGAGGATTTATTGCGCATGATTTTGCAGAATTTGAATGGCTACAACAAGAGAAAAAAATAAGGAAAAAATGAGGAAGTCATCTTAAATATATGGCTTTTTTTGGATAAAAGCAAAATTATTTCTGGAAATAATAGAACATATGTTCTTTTTGTGATAAAATAAAGTTACAGCTGTATGAGGGCGGTTTGGCCATTCCCGAGGAAAGGGGGTGGTAACATGACCATTGCCGAATCATTCGGTCTCGTATTTACGAGTATCGGATTAACGATTAGCGCATTAACACTTGTCGTTTCTATGATTTTGGTCATTAACAAAAAAAAATAACCGTCCCATGTGGCGTGGAATGACGGTTACTTTTTAAGCCTGTATTCCAGCCAACCGCTCTCGTAGCGGCATACAGCTGGCCGAATGCGAAAGCATTCGGTTTTTTGCGTTATCTTAAGTATACTAAATTTGAAGCATTTTGCAACTGCCTTATAGCCAACCACGCTTATACGGCTCTGGAGCGGTTATTTCAGCGTTTAGCTCTTTTGCTGCTGTATATGCCCAATAAGGATCGCGAAGCAGTTCGCGGGCTAGGAAGACCATATCCGCACGATTGTTTTGAAGAATTTCTTCTGCATGCAAAGGACTAGTGATCAAGCCAACGGCACCTGTTGCGATTGGTGTTTCTTTTTTGATGGTTTCAGCAAAAGCCACTTGATAGCCAGGGAATACTGGAATGCGAGCAGGGACAACAGCTCCTGAACTCACATCGATCAAGTCGACGCCTTGTTGTTTCATCCATTGACACATTTCTACATATTGATCGGCAGTCATGCCGCCTTCACTATAGTCATGAGCTGAGATACGGACAAATAACGGACCATCCCAAACTTCATTGACAGCATCGATCACTTTTCCTAATAACCGGTAGCGGTTTTCAGCACTGCCACCATATTCATCTGT includes:
- the rnz gene encoding ribonuclease Z — protein: MQLLFLGTGAGMPSKQRNTSALVLKLLEERGTVWLFDCGEATQHQILRTTVKPRKIEKIFITHMHGDHIFGLPGLLGSRSFQAGEEPLDIYGPVGIKEYIQMTLTLSRTHLTYPIVYHELSEGMTFEDELMTVETRLLDHVIPSYGFRITQKPLPPKLLINKALSLGVPKGPLLAKLKTGQDIELANGQWVRSGDVTEPEQPGFIVTILGDTRFCKTAVELGRGADVLVHEATFDATAKKMAAEYGHATVYDAAETARLAGANTLIMNHISARFLPEDEKFLLKQMKEQHPRGFIAHDFAEFEWLQQEKKIRKK